ATTTTTCAGGGAACCGATCAGGAAGTAAAGGAACACGAAGAGAAGAGTGTCTCCCTCCATCTGTCCATGGAAACGTCACTGCGTCGCGAGAGGGAGGCGAGGGACGAGAAGGTCAATACAGAGCttaaggtattacaatatacatcCTGGAATAAATAAAATGTCTCAAAACACATCCAGTTTATTTCTTGACTTAATGAAATCTTCACTTTCTATCTTGACAGAGACATATGTGTAACTTGGTGGAAATGTTTGTAAAAAAGGAAGAAGATAACCAGGATCTACGGGAACAACTTACGAAAGCCAGAGCGGAGTTACGAGATATGAAGGTGGGTATCAGAGTCGGCAATACCGAAACCAGCACTGATTTCGGGCGAAAGGATATAACAAtttgattagtggtgactggatagtggaaCAATCGGATTAATGTTGACTGAAATTTACTCGACTCCGAAAACATTAGGTATATTTGGACTGATGCTATTGAGTACatatagcacattttcggacgtTTTCTGCCTCTTTGATTAACGAACATTCGGGAAAAAGGACACACCTCGATGTTTACATAAATCATGTTATCAtggacctaccttcgtcattccatcaagaaaACCGATTAACACCTATTATCAtatgtcacagaaaatatcGAATATTCGTATCGAGTCACTGTTCACTGGTTCACACATAAAGTTGCCAAAATTATCGTGAATATTTCGACCAACGAAACTTCtccgcgtcatggcgatcgagatcgacatcactccctatagccttgaactatgaatgtAATCCcaatgacataaaaaaaaatgtgacttGGCAATTAAAAGTATGGTCTGCTctgtaaaattatcaaatatgtcGAGGcgcaaatcaaattatatgtaaaattggaaaacGCATTTCCTCATTGATTTTCCAAAGTATTATTGACAGAGAACTTCTTCTTCTCGGgtattgacaatttgatcacggccacgtcaaaagtcggtcaagttacggccTTTTTTATTGGCGAATTATTCATTAGTTTATCACTGAACCATTATTGTGGAATGAAATTTCTGTGCAAACTTACAGTTTGCCAATATTGGGTATGATCTTCCAGAATGTCACCAgtatttttggtaaaaaaacGTCCctatcctatatatacatatgaaagagtcttattAACTTTTGTTTGTATTACATCTACAACATGATATGGATTATCTGTTgtctatattttataaatgaagtatattatcatttttttgtattttgtaaatgatatatattatcttttgttgatattttgtaaatgatataaattatcTGCTGTTGTGTGGTGGTATTGAATAGAAATATTCTCTgtttgagttacctccctttttaCACGTTTTGTAGATGGGGCAGTTCGGTTATTGGAAACGATTCTATCCTCTAAAGAATTGCATGATacttatatgaaatattgatatacaacGTTATCCCCAGGAACACTTAAGTACAGGATCAAAGGTGAAGGCTATCTAAAGGTTCATTGTCGGTTTTCATTGTTGTTCATCATTGGAGAGGCATACAGTTTTAGAAATGACCAATCGCTTGCTAACATTAATGCCATTCATTGTATGACCGGTATACCCTTTGTAGAAGCTCATGGCGGGATACGGGGAGATGAACATCAGTATGAAGCGGAGGATGGAGGACCACGTGACCAAAGATGTCACTGATAAACTGTCGAATGACGTCACCACATTAAGGAACGCTCTGACAACAAGTATGGAGAGAGTGACTTTCCTAGAAAGGGCAGGACCTGTACCGGGACTTACAGCCGGTAGGATCACACTATTTCCCAATATATAGCAACAAAAATGTACTGAAAACGTTTGTTTACGGCAAGTTACTTTAATCATAACACATAAATAACACATAAGTTATTTCATACCTCATTGGTCCGACGATTTTCTTTACAACATACTagtgtatgttatttatacattactTTACACCACATATGTTATTTATACTTCACAGGTCCGACGCTTTACTTTACACCACATATGTTATTTATACTTCACAGGTCCGACGCTTTACTTTACACCacatatgttatttatacattactTTACATTACTCCATAGGTCCAGCGCTTTACTTTACAACACATATGTAATTTATACATTACTTTACATTACTCCATAGGTCCGACGCTTTACTTTACACCACATATGTTATTTATACTTCACAGGTCCGACGTTTACTCAGCTGGAGCGACAATTGGATCTAAATGACTCTAAACTGAACAAGCTTGACTTAGAAATCAGGCTCATGGAAACAGCTGACCACACAGGGACTCTCATGTGGAAAGTATCAGACTTTGCACGACGGACACAGGAAGCCATTTCCGGAAAGACGCTTTCACTTTATAGTCAGCCATTTTACAGCAGTCGCTATGGTTACCGCATGTGCGCGCGGGTATATTTGAACGGTGATGGAGCCGGTAAGGGGACGCATCTGTCATTCTTCTTCGTTTTAATGAAGGGGGACTTTGATGAACTGCTGCACTGGCCTTTTAAACAACAGGTGACTCTGATGTTGCTCGACCAGAGTGGTACAGGACAGGACATCCGCGAGACTTTTGTACCGACACCTAACGGAAACAGCTTTCAGCGTCCACAAACCGAAATGAATGTGGCATGTGGTGTTCCTCGTTTCTGTCACCTCGATAGACTTGAGTCGGATATGTATCTCAGGAACGATACTATATTCCTGATGGCGAAGATCGACTGTAAGGACCTGCGAGTGTTGTAGTCTAGATGTGATCTAAATGGTCGCTCTGCTGTTCTCTGTAAACCCGTTGTGAACACCATACTGATGCCTATGTTTAAAATACACCTTCTGGTCCATGTCCACCTCTCCTTTGATACTTTATGTAAAGTATACATTTCTATCTGTCATATACTATCATTGTATTAGCATTGGGATGTACCTAACTAAAATTGTATCTATTCCTGTTCGTTATTTGTCATCAACTATACTCTCATATCTTAAACagctttgtacatgtattactatccTGATGCTTTAGGGGTGAAGTCGGATTAGATGTTTGTAGCACACCTAACCCAAAGGGCTAATGAGCTTATGGAATAGCGCAGCATCCGTAGTCCGCTtgtcaacataaaaaaaatcgcTACTCATCACAAACGACTAAGAGGAGTTTCACCAAGTTTGGTCAGTAAACCTTACAGTTAGCggtataaaattttgaataaatagtAGGGTGGCAAACTGGTGAAAACATGGCAAAGTCCTTCTTCGTTAGGATTGACAGGATTTTAgcaaaatttggtcagaagaACATGGGTAAAGAGGgtacttttatatataaatgttttacctGGCCACTatgggacctgaggggcggggcccaatatgggaaatacattttataacagattctttaaaatccttctatTTTTGTAGGAATGTCAGGGTTTGTCTGAATTCTTTGGCTCACCAATTGTTGGAGGGACACGACACACAAAGAGAAGAGTAGAGATAAAGTTGTTTAAACTTTGTCTGAACGGCTTGGAATTTTGATCGAATTGGTTTATATGATTATTTGGCCGGGAGAGAAGAGGGAATGGCTCGCCAGCAGTTAAAGGGCGGGTCTCATTGCAAGAAAGGAATTCCTTTCTTCTTTATAGATATAGAGTTATCGGTCAGATTTGGTCAAGCATCCTTAGGCAACATGGTCTGAATAATATATGGTTTAACTTAAAATACTATTTCCCCAGAGGCAGAGGAATGGGTTCAGTATTAAGGAAGACAAAATTGGtcattaaaatttaatgtttcTCTTCTTGATTAATTCCAATCAGTGGCAGATTTTAAACCGATATACAGTTTTTGTAATAAATCTATAATGAAAGTGTTTACAACACAGGCTCTTTGGGTCTCTTACTAAAATGTGTATAACTCCTTTTTAAGTACTGTTGTGTTCACTGTAAAGTTCAAGCTAAATATTTACTTATCCGGGTAGATACCTATATCAGTAATAAATTTCATTGTTTGTGTCAAGAGATAGTAGCTGGACACCCCTGTGGTCGGGGAACGAAATGTGGGAAAGATGCGAGTAATATGGCCACCCCTTGTAGATTCCAGGATTTTATTTCGTGTCGTGTTGGCATATGTAATGTGACCCAAATATACCTGTTACATCCTTACAACATCGGTTATTTGCATTTCTCTATTCTCTCTAACAACCTGTTTCCATCCTGATGCTTATTTGGCAAAATCATACTTTTGGTTGTAATGCTGACGTTAGTAGGGTAAGCTAAATGTTTGTCGGAGGCAAATTCTCTACAATTCGCACTTAGAACTCTATGATAGACGTTTAGCTTTAATGTCGACGGTAATGACTAATTAGCTCGTCGTAATGCTCCATTACATCCGGTATTGGTATTTCAGTGTGACAACACTATAAAACAACCGGAAGTAGCTCCATCGTCCGACTTAGCTAAGGATGTACATACACCAGTAAAAACTGCTCCAGTTCAATAACGTTACTTGAATCGTGTACAGATGTGTATCTCCTGTCAGAACAAGCCCTTTCTCTCGCTTCTTGTCCATGCTTGTTTTGGAGCCCGGCCTCTCAATCGCGTTGACAGATTAGCTGTTAAACACAGAGGCCCCACCCCAGGGACGCGCCTGGATGGCACACCGATGACAGATCGAGATATATTTGGTGGTTAGTCTGCTAATCATGAGGACTGAATCACGCGGTCGATCACGATGGAGACGCACGTGCCTGATTGAAATACTCACGAGACGCATGTGTCTGGCAGACGATCACAAATCAGTGATAGTTAAACTTCATCAACCTATCTTCGAGATGTAATTTCTCTCAGTAGGATTCCGGAAGTGGAAGTTGTTTCGGCCATAAGAATATATCGGTCGACTATTGTGAACATTTCTAAATGATAACTGAAGTCCTTTCACATACGTGTACGTTGTACACCACAACACGTATATGAGAGACTAAAAGGAAAGGAGAAATTTTCTGAAAATagcttacatttttttttgtgacagGAAACGATGTCATAATTTTCTTTGTAGTGTTTGGAACAGTATCATTGTTATTCTCTCCGTGCAATTGCTATTGTACATGTGTAGCACGGCTGTCGTAGatttattgtaaaattaatGTCGTAATAGTAAAGTCGTGTAACAGTCAGATCACAGTTTGTATAATTGCATAATTGTGTTACAGGCTAAATTATGCGATGACCGTGTTACGACTTTAACAGTCGGACGATAGTCGTGTAACAGTCGGACGATAGTCGTGTAACAGTCGGGCGATAGTCGTGTAACAGTCGGACGATAGTAGTGTAACAGTCGGGCGATAGTCGTGTAACAGTCGGACGATAGTGGTGTAACAGTTGGACGATAGTCGTGTAACAGTCGGGCGATAGTCGTGTAATAGTCTCGGACGATAGTTCGTGTAACAGTCGGGCGATAGTCGTATAACAGTCGGACGATAGTCGTGTAACAGTCGGACGATAGTAGTGTAACAGTCGGACGATAGTAGTGTAACAGTCGGACGATAGTAGTGTAACAGTCGGACGATAGTCGGGTAACAGTCGGGCGATAGTCGTGTAACAGTTGGACGATAGTCGGGTAACAGTCGGGCGATAGTCGTGTAACAGTCGGACGATAGTAGTGTAATAGTCGGACGATAGTAGTGTAACAGTCGGACGATAGTAGTGTAACAGTCGGGCGATAGTCGTGTAACAGTCGGACGATAGTAGTGTAACAGTGGGACGAATGTCGTGTAACAGTGGGACGATAGTCGTGTAACAGTCGGACGAATGTCGTGTAACAGTGGGACGATAGTCGTGTAACAGTCGGACGATAGTCGTGTAACAGTTGGGTGGTAGTCGTGTAACAGTCGGACGATAGTCGTGTAACAGTCGGACGAATGTCGTGTAACAGTCGGACGATAGTCGTGTAACAGGTTGGACGATAGTCGGGTAACAGTCGGACGATAGTCTTGTAACAGTTGGACGATAGTCGTGTAACAGTTGGACGATAGTCGTGTAACAGTCGGGCGATAGTCGTGTAATAGTCTCGGACGATAGTTCGGGTAACAGTCGGGCGATAGTCGTGTAACAGTTGGACGATAGTGGTGTAATAGTCTCGGACGATAGTTCGGGTAACAGTCGGGCGATAGTCGTGTAACAGTTGGACGATAGTGGTGTAACAGTCGGACGATAGTCGTGTAACAGTTGGACGATAGTGGTGTAACAGTCGGACGATAGTCGTGTAACAGTCGGGCGATAGTCGTGTAACAGTCGGACGATAGTCGGGTAACAGTCAGGCGATAGTCGTGTAACAGTCGGACGATAGTCTTATAACAGTTGGACGATAGTCTTGTAACAGTCGGACGATAGTCTTGTAACAGTTGGACGATAGTCAGGTAACAGTCGGACGATAGTCGTGTAACAGTAACACGAATGTTCTACGAAAAACATAGAACTTTCGTATCACAACTTGTATGTCTTGTGACAATCGTTTGGAGTTTGCACATCCTATAAACTGACTTAACCTATTTACAAACGTACGTTTATCGCAATGTTCAATTACATTTAGGTTTGACGTTTTCTATGATATTGACAGAAGAGCACACTAAACCAATTCCAATCTGTAAAACTTTTATATACTTCTGCATTAAATGTTCTCATTCGTCATGATTGTTGTTCTG
This DNA window, taken from Pecten maximus chromosome 3, xPecMax1.1, whole genome shotgun sequence, encodes the following:
- the LOC117323948 gene encoding TNF receptor-associated factor 3-like isoform X1, whose protein sequence is MCCLTTVECTNKCGETSIPRGQVSDHLLKCPLNPSVCPYFDQGCTFKGTDQEVKEHEEKSVSLHLSMETSLRREREARDEKVNTELKRHMCNLVEMFVKKEEDNQDLREQLTKARAELRDMKKLMAGYGEMNISMKRRMEDHVTKDVTDKLSNDVTTLRNALTTSMERVTFLERAGPVPGLTAGPTFTQLERQLDLNDSKLNKLDLEIRLMETADHTGTLMWKVSDFARRTQEAISGKTLSLYSQPFYSSRYGYRMCARVYLNGDGAGKGTHLSFFFVLMKGDFDELLHWPFKQQVTLMLLDQSGTGQDIRETFVPTPNGNSFQRPQTEMNVACGVPRFCHLDRLESDMYLRNDTIFLMAKIDCKDLRVL
- the LOC117323948 gene encoding TNF receptor-associated factor 3-like isoform X2, whose translation is METSLRREREARDEKVNTELKRHMCNLVEMFVKKEEDNQDLREQLTKARAELRDMKKLMAGYGEMNISMKRRMEDHVTKDVTDKLSNDVTTLRNALTTSMERVTFLERAGPVPGLTAGPTFTQLERQLDLNDSKLNKLDLEIRLMETADHTGTLMWKVSDFARRTQEAISGKTLSLYSQPFYSSRYGYRMCARVYLNGDGAGKGTHLSFFFVLMKGDFDELLHWPFKQQVTLMLLDQSGTGQDIRETFVPTPNGNSFQRPQTEMNVACGVPRFCHLDRLESDMYLRNDTIFLMAKIDCKDLRVL